In a genomic window of Bradyrhizobium sp. LLZ17:
- a CDS encoding FAD-binding oxidoreductase has translation MAAEVPGKSQESAKTDGIAARLARQITGDVLFDPFSRGRYATDASFYQIMPAGVVVPRTMDEALRVLAIARDEGLKVTPRGGGTSQCGQTVNDGLVVDLSKHLTRMLSLDVDNRTCVVEPGIVLDDLNRQLRKHGLSFPVDVSTASRATIGGMAGNNSCGGRSLRYGTMRDNTLSMEAALADGTLAHYGEVSRDLSDVDAGNGARALFRDMLDLGAREADEIAARFPKVQRRVGGYNLDALVPRNAPNNMAHLLVGSEGTLAFTTKVELKLWPVIRNKALGICHFGSFYQAMDAAQHLVKLKPIAVELVDRTMLALGRDIAMFRPIISTAIKGDPDAVLVVEFAEEDQADNLARLKQLGELMGDLGFGWSNDKRKWGGVVEITQPALQSGIADFRAAGLNVMMSMKQAGKPVSLSRTARCRCRISPTTPRA, from the coding sequence ATGGCGGCGGAAGTGCCCGGGAAATCACAGGAATCGGCCAAAACGGACGGCATCGCGGCACGTCTGGCCCGACAGATCACCGGCGACGTCCTGTTCGACCCTTTCAGCCGCGGCCGCTATGCCACTGACGCCTCGTTCTACCAGATCATGCCGGCGGGCGTGGTGGTGCCCAGGACCATGGACGAGGCGCTGCGAGTGCTGGCGATCGCCCGGGACGAGGGATTGAAGGTCACCCCGCGGGGCGGCGGCACCTCGCAATGCGGCCAGACCGTCAATGACGGCCTCGTCGTCGACCTCTCGAAGCACCTGACCCGCATGCTGTCGCTCGACGTCGACAACCGCACTTGCGTGGTCGAGCCCGGCATCGTGCTCGACGACCTCAACCGCCAGCTCAGGAAGCACGGCCTGTCGTTTCCGGTCGACGTCTCCACGGCGTCGCGGGCCACCATCGGCGGCATGGCCGGCAACAATTCCTGCGGTGGCCGCAGCTTGCGCTACGGCACCATGCGCGACAACACCCTGTCGATGGAGGCGGCGCTCGCCGACGGCACGCTCGCGCACTATGGCGAGGTCTCGCGCGACCTTTCCGATGTCGATGCGGGCAACGGCGCCCGCGCGCTGTTCCGCGACATGCTCGATCTCGGCGCCCGCGAGGCCGACGAGATCGCGGCGCGCTTTCCCAAGGTGCAGCGCCGCGTCGGCGGCTACAATCTCGACGCGCTGGTGCCGCGCAACGCGCCGAACAACATGGCGCATCTGCTGGTCGGCTCCGAAGGGACGCTGGCCTTCACCACCAAGGTCGAGCTGAAGCTGTGGCCGGTGATCCGCAACAAGGCGCTCGGCATCTGCCATTTCGGCAGCTTCTACCAGGCGATGGACGCGGCCCAGCATCTGGTCAAGCTGAAGCCGATCGCTGTCGAACTGGTCGACCGCACCATGCTCGCGCTCGGCCGCGACATCGCGATGTTCCGGCCGATCATCTCCACCGCCATCAAGGGCGATCCGGACGCCGTGCTGGTGGTCGAGTTCGCCGAGGAAGACCAGGCGGACAATCTCGCGCGCCTGAAGCAGCTGGGCGAATTGATGGGCGATCTCGGCTTCGGCTGGAGCAACGACAAGCGCAAATGGGGCGGTGTGGTGGAGATCACCCAGCCCGCGCTGCAGAGCGGCATCGCCGATTTCCGCGCCGCGGGCCTCAACGTCATGATGTCGATGAAGCAGGCAGGCAAGCCGGTCTCCTTGTCGAGGACTGCGCGGTGCCGCTGCCGCATCTCGCCGACTACACCGCGCGCTTGA
- a CDS encoding alanine--glyoxylate aminotransferase family protein has translation MTVHTGRHFLQIPGPTNVPDRVLRAMDMPTLDHRGAEFAELGFAALAAMQRVFRTKQPVIIFPSSGTGAWEAAMVNVLAPGDKVLMCETGQFAVLWRGIADKFKLDVDFIPSDWRHGADLAEIEQRLATDKQHKIKAVCVVHNETSTGCVTPPLEVRKLLDRVKHPALLMVDTISGLGSMEYEHDAWGIDVSVAGSQKGLMLPPGLGFNAVSEKALAVAKANPGMRSYWDWQEVISFNKLGTFPYTPATNLLMGLREAVKMLEEEGLENVWARHKRHSAATRAAVKVWGLETQCADPAAHSPALTGVRVPDGHDADHFRKVVLENFDMSLGTGLNKVKGKVFRVGHIGHFNDLMLMGTLAGVEMGLDLAKIPHRSGGVLAAMDVLKGRDTVPMAKAQVA, from the coding sequence ATGACCGTGCACACTGGAAGGCATTTTCTCCAGATTCCAGGACCGACCAACGTGCCCGACCGGGTGCTGCGGGCGATGGATATGCCGACGCTGGATCATCGTGGTGCGGAGTTCGCGGAGCTTGGTTTCGCCGCGCTTGCCGCGATGCAGCGCGTGTTCCGCACCAAGCAGCCCGTGATTATCTTCCCGTCGTCCGGCACCGGCGCCTGGGAAGCAGCAATGGTCAACGTGCTCGCCCCCGGCGACAAGGTCTTGATGTGCGAGACCGGCCAGTTCGCCGTGCTGTGGCGCGGCATCGCCGACAAGTTCAAGCTCGACGTCGACTTCATTCCGAGTGACTGGCGCCATGGCGCCGACCTCGCCGAGATCGAGCAGCGCCTTGCCACCGACAAGCAGCACAAGATCAAGGCGGTCTGCGTCGTTCACAACGAGACATCGACCGGCTGCGTGACGCCGCCGCTCGAAGTGCGCAAGCTGCTCGACCGCGTCAAGCATCCGGCGCTGCTGATGGTCGACACCATCTCCGGCCTCGGCTCGATGGAATACGAGCACGATGCCTGGGGCATCGACGTTTCGGTCGCGGGCTCCCAGAAGGGCCTGATGCTGCCGCCCGGGCTCGGCTTCAACGCCGTCTCGGAGAAGGCGCTCGCCGTCGCCAAAGCCAATCCGGGCATGCGCTCCTATTGGGACTGGCAGGAAGTCATCAGCTTCAACAAGCTCGGCACCTTCCCCTATACACCCGCCACCAATTTGCTGATGGGCCTGCGCGAGGCCGTCAAGATGCTGGAGGAGGAAGGCCTCGAGAACGTGTGGGCCCGTCACAAGCGTCACAGCGCAGCGACGCGGGCCGCGGTCAAGGTCTGGGGCCTGGAGACGCAGTGCGCCGATCCGGCTGCGCATTCGCCGGCGTTGACCGGCGTCCGCGTGCCCGACGGCCACGACGCCGATCACTTCCGCAAGGTGGTGCTGGAGAATTTCGACATGTCGCTCGGCACCGGCCTGAACAAGGTCAAGGGCAAGGTGTTCCGCGTCGGCCATATCGGGCATTTCAACGATCTGATGCTGATGGGCACGCTCGCCGGTGTCGAGATGGGCCTGGACCTTGCCAAGATCCCGCACCGGAGCGGCGGCGTGTTGGCGGCCATGGACGTCCTGAAGGGACGCGACACGGTGCCGATGGCCAAGGCCCAGGTGGCCTGA